One window of Nicotiana tomentosiformis chromosome 11, ASM39032v3, whole genome shotgun sequence genomic DNA carries:
- the LOC104093311 gene encoding nectarin-1, which yields MAAFGINKIFQSMVTTMLFLLAISIDRYCFAADEDMLQDVCVADLNSMVKVNGFPCKKNFTVADFSSLAISKPGATNNTFGSVVTAANVEKVPGLNTLGVSLSRIDYAPGGINPPHTHPRASEMVFVLEGELEVGFITTANVLVSKQITKGEVFVFPRGLVHFQKNNGKVPAAVISAFNSQFPGTQSIAATLFAASPTVPDDILAQTFQINTEDVQQIKSNFAPAKKF from the exons ATGGCTGCCTTTGGAATTAATAAGATATTTCAAAGTATGGTGACAACGATGTTGTTTTTGTTAGCCATTAGCATAGACAGATATTGTTTTGCGGCAGATGAGGACATGCTCCAAGATGTTTGTGTTGCTGATCTCAACTCAA TGGTGAAGGTGAACGGATTCCCTTGCAAGAAGAATTTCACGGTGGCAGATTTCTCGTCGTTGGCCATTTCAAAGCCTGGAGCCACAAACAACACATTTGGTTCGGTAGTAACAGCAGCAAATGTTGAGAAAGTTCCTGGGCTTAACACACTTGGTGTATCCCTCTCTCGAATTGACTATGCCCCTGGTGGTATTAACCCACCCCACACCCACCCACGTGCCTCTGAAATGGTCTTTGTTTTGGAAGGTGAATTGGAAGTTGGCTTCATTACTACTGCCAATGTACTCGTCTCAAAGCAAATTACAAAGGGCGAAGTTTTTGTTTTTCCTAGAGGACTTGTCCATTTTCAGAAGAATAATGGCAAAGTTCCAGCAGCTGTTATTTCTGCTTTCAATAGCCAGTTTCCAGGGACTCAGTCAATAGCAGCCACTTTGTTTGCTGCTTCACCAACTGTGCCAGATGATATCTTGGCTCAGACATTCCAAATTAATACTGAGGATGTTCAGCAGATCAAGTCAAATTTTGCACCTGCAAAGAAATTTTAG